In Qipengyuania psychrotolerans, one DNA window encodes the following:
- a CDS encoding BCCT family transporter, translating into MNPTDAPIAPPLVDLPINTHDKGFYDGFSRAVTIPSKIIVSLIIMWAIFFPVSANKTLTAANSSIISSFSGWYVYLVAFLMLCCLVVAVLPQTGRLRIGAAEEGPEFSRFSWFAMLFGAGIGIGMLTYSTGEPMAHFANNPDIIRGTIAPLTAEAVRPAYEYTFLHWGFAAWGTYALVGLSIGYVSYRRGLPLTIRSALAPLFGKWMSGFAGHIVDIVAVVATILGVAVTMGLGVEQFIAGLARLGMGEWLLDTDGSSSAIAIVLALVILVGASTISALSGVGRGIKWLSNINMALSIMLVALFAIVGSGIFGLKLLGVGLYDYFRTLIPNSLSLFSDTGTEVSAALVQWQLDWSVFYWAWWIAFAPFVGMFIARISRGRTVREYVLGVVLVPSLMCFVWMTIVGGTAIDLELSGVAQGAIVETGISDQLYATLAVMLSPGVASLVSGLVVILLMTYLVTSADSAILIVNTINGAGETTGERNRHIVFWGAALAFVVGSMLILGGIDAIRITMIIGALPFSFVVALMAVSILKAIAFDIVRKRYGVPTTAEACAEHAPAK; encoded by the coding sequence ATGAATCCTACAGACGCACCGATAGCGCCTCCACTCGTCGACCTGCCAATCAACACTCACGACAAAGGCTTTTACGACGGGTTCAGCCGAGCGGTCACCATACCGTCCAAGATCATTGTATCGCTGATCATCATGTGGGCGATCTTCTTCCCGGTGAGCGCCAACAAGACACTGACAGCTGCCAACTCCAGCATCATTTCGTCTTTCTCCGGCTGGTACGTCTATCTCGTGGCATTCCTGATGCTGTGTTGCCTGGTCGTGGCAGTGTTGCCGCAAACAGGGCGCCTTAGGATCGGAGCGGCGGAAGAGGGTCCTGAATTTTCCCGCTTCTCGTGGTTCGCGATGCTCTTCGGTGCCGGCATCGGCATCGGGATGCTGACGTACTCTACCGGCGAACCAATGGCGCATTTCGCCAACAATCCGGACATCATCCGCGGCACGATCGCGCCGCTTACTGCCGAGGCCGTCCGGCCCGCTTACGAGTATACATTCCTGCACTGGGGTTTTGCAGCATGGGGCACCTATGCCCTGGTTGGTCTGTCGATCGGCTATGTTTCCTATCGGCGCGGTCTTCCGCTGACCATTCGGTCAGCATTGGCACCGCTGTTCGGCAAATGGATGTCCGGCTTTGCTGGCCATATCGTGGACATCGTCGCTGTCGTGGCAACCATTCTGGGGGTCGCCGTGACTATGGGTCTGGGGGTCGAACAGTTCATCGCCGGTCTCGCAAGGCTGGGCATGGGCGAATGGCTGCTTGATACGGATGGCTCATCCTCCGCAATCGCGATTGTCCTCGCGCTCGTGATCCTCGTCGGCGCTTCGACAATCAGCGCGCTGTCCGGCGTGGGCCGCGGGATCAAGTGGCTGTCGAACATCAACATGGCTCTTTCAATCATGCTGGTTGCTCTGTTCGCGATTGTCGGTTCAGGCATCTTCGGCCTGAAGCTGCTTGGCGTGGGGCTATACGATTACTTCCGGACTCTGATCCCGAACTCGCTTTCGCTGTTCTCGGACACTGGCACTGAAGTCAGCGCTGCATTAGTGCAGTGGCAACTCGACTGGTCGGTGTTTTATTGGGCGTGGTGGATCGCCTTTGCGCCCTTTGTCGGCATGTTCATCGCCCGCATTTCTCGCGGCCGGACCGTGCGCGAATATGTGCTTGGTGTGGTTCTTGTCCCTTCGCTGATGTGCTTTGTCTGGATGACTATCGTCGGGGGAACAGCGATCGACCTGGAACTGAGCGGCGTCGCACAGGGCGCAATCGTCGAGACAGGCATTTCGGACCAGCTTTACGCGACGCTGGCGGTCATGCTCAGTCCCGGGGTCGCCTCTCTGGTTTCCGGCCTCGTCGTGATCCTGCTGATGACGTATCTCGTAACCTCTGCGGACAGCGCAATCCTGATCGTGAACACGATCAACGGCGCAGGCGAAACTACTGGCGAACGCAATCGCCACATTGTCTTCTGGGGCGCGGCACTGGCCTTCGTCGTCGGCAGCATGCTGATCCTTGGGGGTATCGATGCCATCCGGATCACCATGATTATCGGGGCGCTGCCCTTCTCCTTCGTGGTGGCCCTGATGGCAGTCAGCATCCTCAAGGCAATTGCGTTTGATATCGTGCGCAAGCGGTACGGCGTGCCCACTACTGCCGAGGCATGCGCAGAGCACGCACCAGCCAAGTAA
- the tdh gene encoding L-threonine 3-dehydrogenase — MQVKALVKAKAEKGLWLKDVAEPEVGPNDVKVKILRTAICGTDMHIWNWDEWAQRTIPVPMTVGHEFAGRIVEFGDNVSGFEVGQIVSGEGHVVCGRCRNCMAGRRHMCADAQGIGVNRSGAFAEYLVLPAANIWVHDQDIDLDIASIFDPYGNAVHTALQFDVLGEDVLVVGAGPIGIMAAAVCRHAGARHVVVSDLNEDRLKLAAQMGATATVNPTKRKIEDVQKELGMNEGFDVGLEMSGSHPGFASLIDNMAHGGKVAILGLPAEAPTIDMDKVIFNMLTLKGVYGREIFETWYKMSVFIQSGLDLSPIITHRLPVDRFEEGFAAMASGEACKVVLNWES; from the coding sequence ATGCAAGTGAAGGCGCTGGTCAAAGCGAAAGCGGAAAAGGGCCTCTGGCTCAAGGATGTAGCCGAGCCCGAGGTCGGTCCCAATGATGTGAAGGTGAAAATCCTCCGCACGGCAATCTGCGGCACCGACATGCACATCTGGAACTGGGACGAATGGGCCCAGCGCACCATTCCCGTGCCGATGACCGTGGGCCACGAATTTGCCGGCCGGATCGTGGAATTCGGCGACAATGTCTCAGGCTTCGAAGTTGGCCAGATCGTATCGGGCGAAGGCCACGTCGTATGCGGTCGCTGCCGCAATTGCATGGCAGGCCGCCGCCACATGTGCGCCGACGCCCAGGGGATCGGCGTTAATCGGTCAGGTGCATTTGCCGAATACCTCGTCCTGCCCGCGGCCAATATCTGGGTGCATGATCAAGACATCGACCTCGACATCGCCTCGATCTTCGACCCCTATGGCAACGCTGTCCATACGGCACTGCAATTCGATGTGCTTGGCGAAGATGTTCTGGTGGTCGGCGCGGGCCCCATCGGCATTATGGCCGCCGCCGTCTGCCGCCATGCCGGTGCGCGCCACGTCGTGGTGAGCGACCTCAACGAAGACCGCCTGAAGCTGGCCGCCCAGATGGGCGCGACAGCCACGGTCAATCCGACCAAGCGTAAGATCGAAGACGTGCAGAAAGAGCTCGGCATGAACGAGGGCTTCGATGTCGGCCTCGAGATGTCGGGCTCGCACCCCGGCTTTGCTTCGCTGATCGACAACATGGCGCATGGCGGCAAGGTCGCCATTCTTGGCCTTCCGGCTGAAGCCCCGACGATCGACATGGACAAGGTCATCTTCAACATGCTGACGCTGAAGGGCGTCTATGGCCGCGAGATTTTCGAGACTTGGTACAAGATGTCCGTTTTCATCCAGTCCGGCCTCGATCTCTCGCCGATTATCACTCACCGCCTGCCGGTCGACCGCTTCGAGGAAGGCTTCGCCGCCATGGCCTCGGGCGAAGCGTGCAAGGTCGTGCTGAACTGGGAAAGCTGA
- a CDS encoding phosphotransferase, producing MGDGDKAGSIEQGLARALARIGLPGPEEITRLTGGATMESWRFSTAGEVFVLRRAPSLDFMKDRPFGHGTEAAIIRAARQAGVTAPEVILNLEASDGIGSGFVMRALPGTPDPRAILAMEQPGRILTEVARDLARIHSLGRGDVPPDVPEIDYREGVNALRLQFEEAGGDRPIIALGLRWLLDNIPQREEPVLNHGDYRLGNILCEDSHLTGVLDWELAHFGDPHEDLAFGCMAVWRFARYDRPALGLGSLDDYFAAYETESGRKVDPARFRFWTIYRTIWWALGCLKMAAYWRSGEDRMLERVVISRRTSEQELDLLMLLEQDAPEEERARRVILPDMSCIYLGEASQPEMATAIAEWLDTLKDKLTGHDRFQLAVARNALGMIAREADLLPASRDLLLAEALLAGEKSLASPQLLAELKAMAIEKLSADVPKYPALRAARQKWIGEH from the coding sequence ATGGGTGATGGAGACAAGGCAGGAAGCATCGAGCAGGGCTTGGCCAGGGCGCTGGCACGAATTGGCTTGCCCGGACCCGAAGAGATCACGCGGCTGACGGGCGGCGCGACGATGGAAAGCTGGCGGTTTTCAACCGCTGGTGAAGTGTTCGTCCTTCGCCGTGCACCGAGCCTCGATTTCATGAAAGACCGGCCATTCGGTCATGGCACCGAGGCCGCAATAATCCGGGCTGCACGCCAAGCCGGCGTCACCGCTCCGGAAGTGATCCTGAACCTTGAGGCGTCTGACGGGATCGGCAGCGGCTTTGTCATGCGCGCCCTTCCAGGGACACCCGATCCGCGAGCAATTCTTGCGATGGAGCAGCCCGGCCGCATTCTGACCGAGGTGGCGCGCGATTTGGCCCGCATCCATTCGCTAGGACGTGGCGATGTTCCGCCGGATGTGCCGGAAATCGACTATCGCGAAGGCGTAAATGCCCTGCGTCTACAGTTCGAGGAAGCGGGCGGTGACCGCCCGATCATTGCCCTGGGTCTACGCTGGTTGCTGGACAATATTCCGCAGCGGGAAGAGCCTGTCCTCAATCACGGAGACTACCGGCTCGGCAACATCCTGTGCGAAGACAGCCACCTGACCGGCGTTCTCGATTGGGAGCTGGCGCATTTCGGCGATCCCCACGAAGATCTGGCGTTCGGCTGCATGGCTGTGTGGCGCTTTGCGCGCTACGACCGCCCGGCATTGGGGCTGGGAAGCCTTGATGATTATTTCGCCGCTTATGAAACTGAAAGCGGGCGCAAAGTCGACCCGGCGCGCTTCCGATTCTGGACCATCTACAGGACAATTTGGTGGGCCCTCGGTTGCCTGAAAATGGCGGCATATTGGCGCAGCGGTGAGGACCGGATGCTGGAACGGGTGGTGATTTCCCGCCGGACCAGTGAACAGGAACTCGACCTGCTGATGCTGCTGGAGCAAGATGCCCCCGAGGAAGAGCGCGCGCGCAGGGTAATCCTGCCAGACATGTCCTGCATTTATCTGGGCGAGGCCAGCCAGCCGGAAATGGCGACGGCAATCGCCGAATGGCTCGATACCCTCAAGGACAAGCTGACCGGGCATGATCGCTTCCAGCTAGCCGTCGCCCGCAATGCGCTCGGGATGATCGCGAGAGAGGCGGACCTGCTGCCTGCATCGCGTGATCTCTTGCTCGCAGAAGCCTTGCTGGCAGGAGAAAAGTCTTTGGCGTCGCCGCAACTGTTGGCCGAACTCAAGGCGATGGCGATCGAGAAACTCAGCGCTGACGTCCCGAAGTACCCCGCGCTTCGGGCCGCTCGTCAGAAATGGATCGGAGAACACTGA
- a CDS encoding glycine C-acetyltransferase yields the protein MNQRFYEHLAHELDSIEEQGLLKSEQNITSAQSGTVELGDRTVINLCANNYLGLADNEEICAAAREGIDTHGFGMASVRFICGTQDIHKQLEQSISDFVGFEDTILYPSCFDANAGLFETLLTAEDAVISDALNHASIIDGVRLCKAKRYRYANNDMGELEERLKEADAAGARFKLITTDGVFSMDGFISRLDEICDLAEKYDALVHFDDCHATGFLGENGRGTHEYRGCMDRVDITTGTLGKALGGASGGYTSARPEIVSILRQRSRPYLFSNSVAPPVVAGSIKALELARRGEQRAKLWDNTRYFRERLEEEGFDVLPGEHPIIPIMLYDAKVASQFAAHSRAAGVFVTAFSFPVVPKEQARIRTQMSSAVSRDQIDQALTVFGEARAALG from the coding sequence ATGAACCAGCGTTTTTACGAACATCTCGCGCATGAACTGGATTCCATTGAGGAACAGGGCCTGCTCAAGTCAGAACAGAACATCACCTCCGCGCAAAGCGGCACTGTCGAGCTGGGCGATCGCACTGTAATCAACCTGTGCGCGAACAATTACCTTGGCCTGGCCGATAACGAGGAAATCTGCGCGGCGGCGCGCGAAGGCATCGACACGCATGGTTTCGGCATGGCGTCTGTCCGCTTCATCTGCGGCACTCAGGACATTCACAAGCAGCTGGAACAGAGCATTTCGGATTTCGTCGGTTTTGAGGACACCATCCTCTACCCGTCATGTTTCGATGCCAATGCAGGCCTGTTCGAAACACTGCTGACGGCAGAAGACGCGGTCATTTCCGATGCTCTCAACCACGCCAGCATCATCGACGGCGTTCGCCTCTGCAAGGCCAAGCGTTACCGCTACGCCAATAATGACATGGGCGAGCTGGAAGAGCGGCTGAAAGAAGCCGACGCCGCTGGTGCGCGCTTCAAGCTCATCACCACCGACGGCGTGTTCTCGATGGACGGCTTCATCTCGCGCCTCGACGAGATCTGCGACCTGGCAGAAAAGTATGACGCTCTCGTCCATTTCGACGATTGCCACGCCACCGGCTTCCTTGGCGAAAACGGACGCGGCACGCATGAATATCGCGGCTGCATGGACCGGGTCGACATCACCACCGGCACGCTTGGCAAAGCGCTTGGCGGAGCCAGCGGCGGCTATACCAGCGCGCGTCCCGAAATCGTTTCCATCCTGCGCCAGCGTTCGCGGCCCTACCTGTTCTCGAATTCGGTCGCACCGCCCGTGGTTGCCGGATCCATCAAGGCGCTCGAACTGGCCCGCCGTGGCGAACAGCGCGCCAAGCTGTGGGATAACACGCGCTATTTCCGCGAGCGTTTGGAAGAAGAAGGGTTCGACGTCCTGCCCGGCGAACATCCGATCATCCCGATCATGCTCTATGATGCCAAGGTCGCATCGCAATTTGCCGCGCATTCACGCGCAGCAGGCGTGTTCGTCACCGCGTTTTCTTTCCCGGTGGTCCCCAAAGAACAGGCGCGCATCCGCACGCAGATGTCTTCGGCTGTTTCGCGTGATCAAATTGATCAGGCCCTCACGGTCTTTGGCGAGGCACGCGCCGCGCTGGGATAA
- a CDS encoding TonB-dependent receptor, translated as MNKFVAGASVGAIAIAIAAPAHAQDGAAQAPAAQREGGVGVIIVTAQKRSEDLQDVPVSVSAIGAEALDELNIDTFEDYLEQLPTVTAGGSGPGQSTIYIRGLASTTPNLTTAGVAGLAPNVALYLDEQPLAQPGRNLDVYAADLERIEVLSGPQGTLFGASSQAGVVRLITAKPDLAGYGARAAGGLSFTKGGEASYKGEVMVNLPVTDSFALRGVAFWDDQGGYVDNVLGTRDASESARFRPAGTVRSNGVPVSPLRGGFQAGADLSDVTFLEAENSALVEEDFNDTTYSGFRLTGLYEFNPDWTVTLAHSRQSVESDGVFFADPELGGLDDLEIQRFEEDRLEDDFSNTSWTIEGRLAMLDVVYTGAYTDRSTEQRVDYTDYLFVGQYLPYYICDGGVSYPGASDPSGTCQAPNLYVSSLSNTKVFTNEFRFSTDADARVRTTGGLFFSDLELEERNDFAYPGNTLANPFGAFAPNFPYPGFNTDAGPFPAETIFRNDIRRTDKQFGIFGETTVDIVPDLFSITGGIRYYNVRVDIEGSANGSFCNSGAAEDANAFGTNINDLYDGDGSFTFIGSCNSDLRQTFTLDDSLADIQAAGLSATQARQVFNSVRAPDEAKAEGVIYKGTLNVTPTEDLLFYATYSEGFRPGLLNRPGGATNGAGFTVPFELQTDEVVNYELGWKMDLLDGQLRFNGSAFYVDITNLQTTIFDPSITNLFFSANAANAEIKGVEADFTVAPYSLPGLTVAGAVSFLDTEITEVLIPTDDVLVGSELAFAPAFQGNLRVRYEFDLTPSLEAYVQPQISHSAKKFTDVIEINKLGLDSYTIADFAAGVRTTDGWNFEVYADNLTDERAQISGNYVNDRPRISTNRPRTIGFRVSYEY; from the coding sequence ATGAATAAGTTTGTAGCCGGCGCATCTGTCGGCGCCATCGCCATTGCCATCGCAGCACCGGCGCATGCACAAGACGGCGCAGCACAGGCACCCGCGGCACAGCGTGAAGGCGGTGTTGGCGTCATCATCGTTACAGCGCAGAAGCGCAGCGAAGATCTGCAGGACGTGCCGGTATCGGTGTCCGCGATCGGCGCGGAAGCCCTCGATGAACTCAACATCGACACGTTCGAAGATTATCTCGAACAGCTCCCCACCGTCACGGCGGGCGGCAGCGGTCCCGGGCAGAGCACGATTTACATTCGCGGCCTCGCCTCGACCACGCCCAACCTTACGACTGCTGGCGTTGCCGGCCTCGCCCCCAACGTCGCGCTCTACCTCGACGAACAGCCGCTGGCACAGCCCGGCCGTAACCTCGACGTTTATGCAGCCGATCTTGAGCGTATCGAAGTCCTGTCAGGGCCGCAGGGTACCCTGTTCGGCGCGAGTTCGCAGGCAGGCGTGGTTCGCCTCATCACAGCCAAGCCCGACCTCGCCGGATATGGCGCTCGTGCGGCTGGCGGTCTGTCCTTCACCAAGGGCGGCGAAGCCAGCTACAAGGGCGAGGTCATGGTCAACCTGCCCGTGACCGACAGCTTTGCCTTACGCGGCGTGGCATTCTGGGACGATCAGGGCGGCTATGTCGACAATGTGCTCGGCACGCGTGATGCCAGCGAAAGCGCTCGCTTCCGTCCTGCGGGAACCGTCCGCTCGAACGGCGTCCCGGTCAGCCCGCTTCGCGGCGGCTTCCAGGCCGGCGCAGACCTTTCCGACGTCACCTTCCTCGAAGCGGAAAACTCCGCACTGGTCGAAGAAGATTTCAACGACACCACCTATTCCGGCTTCCGGCTTACCGGCCTTTATGAATTCAACCCGGACTGGACCGTAACCCTCGCCCATTCGCGTCAGAGCGTCGAAAGCGACGGTGTGTTCTTCGCCGATCCGGAACTCGGCGGCCTCGACGATCTTGAAATTCAGCGCTTCGAAGAAGATCGCCTCGAAGATGATTTCTCGAACACGAGCTGGACCATCGAGGGTCGTCTCGCGATGCTCGATGTTGTCTACACCGGCGCCTATACCGACCGTTCGACCGAACAGCGCGTCGATTACACCGATTACCTGTTCGTGGGTCAGTACCTGCCATACTACATCTGCGACGGCGGCGTATCCTATCCGGGCGCATCCGACCCTAGCGGAACCTGCCAGGCCCCGAACCTGTATGTCAGCTCGCTGAGCAACACCAAGGTATTCACCAACGAATTCCGCTTCAGCACCGATGCAGATGCGCGCGTCCGGACCACGGGCGGCCTGTTCTTCTCCGATCTCGAACTGGAAGAGCGCAACGATTTCGCGTATCCGGGCAACACCCTGGCCAACCCGTTTGGCGCGTTTGCACCCAACTTCCCGTACCCCGGCTTCAACACCGATGCGGGTCCGTTCCCGGCCGAGACAATCTTCCGCAACGACATTCGCCGGACGGACAAGCAGTTCGGGATCTTCGGTGAAACCACCGTCGACATCGTGCCGGACCTATTCTCGATCACGGGCGGCATCCGCTATTACAATGTCCGCGTGGATATCGAAGGCAGTGCCAACGGCTCGTTCTGCAACAGCGGCGCGGCTGAAGACGCGAACGCGTTCGGCACCAACATCAACGATCTGTATGACGGCGATGGAAGCTTCACTTTCATCGGGTCGTGCAACTCGGACCTCCGCCAGACATTCACGCTCGACGATTCGCTTGCCGACATCCAGGCCGCCGGTCTCAGCGCGACACAGGCACGGCAGGTTTTCAATTCGGTGCGCGCACCCGATGAAGCCAAGGCCGAGGGCGTCATCTACAAGGGTACGCTGAACGTCACCCCGACCGAAGACCTGCTCTTCTATGCAACCTATTCGGAAGGTTTCCGTCCGGGTCTGCTGAACCGTCCGGGCGGTGCCACGAATGGCGCTGGCTTCACGGTTCCGTTCGAACTGCAAACCGACGAAGTGGTGAATTACGAACTCGGCTGGAAGATGGACCTGCTCGACGGTCAACTGCGCTTCAATGGTAGCGCGTTCTATGTCGACATTACCAACCTCCAGACGACGATCTTCGATCCGTCGATCACGAACCTGTTCTTCTCGGCCAATGCGGCCAATGCGGAGATCAAGGGCGTCGAGGCCGACTTCACCGTTGCGCCTTACAGCCTGCCCGGCCTGACCGTGGCCGGTGCGGTGTCGTTCCTCGACACCGAAATCACGGAGGTGCTGATCCCGACCGACGACGTTCTCGTAGGTTCGGAACTCGCTTTCGCACCTGCCTTCCAGGGCAATCTGCGCGTGCGTTACGAATTCGACCTGACACCGTCGCTCGAAGCTTACGTACAGCCGCAGATTTCGCATTCGGCAAAGAAGTTTACCGACGTGATCGAGATCAACAAGCTGGGACTCGACAGTTACACGATCGCCGACTTTGCGGCTGGTGTGCGTACAACCGATGGCTGGAATTTCGAGGTCTACGCAGACAACCTCACTGATGAACGCGCCCAGATCTCGGGCAACTACGTCAATGATCGTCCGCGTATTTCGACCAATCGTCCACGCACGATCGGTTTCCGGGTTTCCTACGAATACTGA
- a CDS encoding acyl-CoA dehydrogenase family protein, producing MDFTIPQPLEEYYAELERFIEAAIEPLVAKDDNIRFFDHRRENARTDWDREGLPNHEWEDLLRQARKAADEAGHWRFSAPKKFGGKDGSNLWMAVIRDRFAQRGLGLHNDLQNEHSIVGNFPFVAMFETFGTEEQKQEFILGGFEGTRRVAFGLTEPDHGSDATHMETRAVRETRDGVEGWRIDGEKMWITGMHVATHCALFARTDGEDGNARGITCFLVPNPTDGLKIEEWMWTFNMPTDHPRLSFTNVWVPDSAVLGQKGKGLSLAQSFVHQNRIRQAASSLGAAQYCIEESVKYARQRKPFGEELARNQAIQFPLVELATQCEMLRLLIYKTAWEMDNMPHEQIERTISDKVSMCNYWANRLVCEAADRAMQVHGGIGYSRHKPFEHIYRHHRRYRITEGAEEIQMRKVAAYLFGYLGPKRDATA from the coding sequence ATGGACTTCACTATTCCGCAGCCGCTGGAAGAATATTACGCCGAGCTCGAGCGCTTCATCGAAGCCGCGATAGAGCCGCTAGTGGCCAAGGACGACAACATCCGGTTCTTCGATCACCGGCGCGAGAACGCACGAACAGATTGGGACCGCGAAGGACTGCCCAACCATGAATGGGAAGACCTGCTTCGCCAAGCGCGCAAGGCAGCGGACGAGGCCGGGCACTGGCGGTTCTCCGCCCCGAAGAAATTTGGCGGCAAGGATGGGTCGAACCTCTGGATGGCAGTGATCCGTGACCGGTTTGCCCAGCGCGGTCTTGGCCTCCACAATGACCTCCAGAACGAACACTCGATTGTCGGCAATTTCCCGTTTGTCGCCATGTTCGAAACTTTCGGCACCGAAGAACAGAAGCAGGAGTTTATCCTCGGCGGATTTGAGGGCACGCGCCGGGTCGCCTTCGGCCTGACCGAACCTGACCATGGCAGCGACGCGACACATATGGAAACGCGCGCGGTGCGCGAAACGCGCGATGGCGTCGAAGGCTGGCGGATCGACGGCGAGAAAATGTGGATCACCGGCATGCATGTGGCCACTCATTGCGCGCTCTTCGCCCGCACAGACGGAGAAGACGGCAATGCGCGCGGCATCACCTGCTTCCTCGTGCCCAATCCGACCGACGGTCTGAAAATCGAAGAGTGGATGTGGACTTTCAACATGCCCACAGATCACCCCCGCCTGTCGTTCACCAATGTCTGGGTGCCTGACAGCGCAGTACTGGGCCAGAAAGGCAAGGGTCTCTCTCTGGCGCAGAGTTTTGTCCACCAGAACCGCATCCGGCAGGCGGCATCAAGCCTCGGCGCAGCGCAATACTGCATCGAGGAGAGCGTCAAATACGCCCGCCAGCGCAAGCCGTTTGGCGAAGAACTGGCGCGCAACCAGGCAATCCAGTTCCCGCTCGTCGAGCTTGCCACCCAGTGCGAAATGCTGCGCCTGTTGATCTACAAGACGGCATGGGAAATGGACAATATGCCGCATGAGCAGATCGAGCGAACGATCTCCGACAAGGTGAGCATGTGCAATTACTGGGCGAACCGGCTGGTGTGCGAAGCTGCAGACAGGGCGATGCAGGTGCACGGGGGCATCGGGTATTCACGGCACAAGCCGTTCGAGCATATCTATCGTCATCACCGCCGCTACCGGATCACCGAAGGCGCGGAGGAAATCCAGATGCGCAAGGTCGCGGCTTACCTGTTCGGCTATCTCGGTCCCAAACGCGACGCTACGGCATAG